One Citrus sinensis cultivar Valencia sweet orange chromosome 5, DVS_A1.0, whole genome shotgun sequence genomic window, TCCTGGAATTGATTTCTTCTAAATATCTGGAAATAAATCGATTTCGTTATATGTTTAGATACTCGGATTCTAATGTAATtaaaagttgataaaattattttgatagttttgtaagcaaaatatcattatatttattacataatattaaaaatagtgcaattaataaattaaattttttaattaatatataattatttccatttattatatttaaatagtattcTCATTAGTACAtaagttacattttttaaggcaaaatatcattaaatttataatgtaatattaagaaaaataatataattatttttatttaaatatattagtccaattaattttatttaattatgtttcttttaggatataagttaaatatattaactatattttccatgaatcaaaagaaaaaggaagtatTTTTTTGGTGTAAAGTTGAGGGGGTCTTTgataatttactagttttgaaTTGATTATCTTAATATTTCCTAAAATGAGGGAGTTCTATGATAGTTTCTTTTAACATTTGCCGCTTTAAGCGATTAAAAGGAGCGAATCGGTGGCCGGTTACATCcgcattattaaaaaaataataaaggcaGCTGCATGACATGCAGCACTGCATTACAGCCCGACCCTAATTTTCATTCGTTCTGACTTTGCACAATACTGTGTCATGTCATATAATGTCgtcaaaatgacaaaataccCGCTAATCGATGACGTGTCATCTTCCAATTAGCCAGACACCTCCGATTACAACAAACTTAACGTCTCAGGGAAAACGAAAGTTTATTATAAATCGAGCGTCTTCCTTTTAACTCAAGTTTGACACGCAGACCGGCCGGCTCACCAGTCCTCAGAGGTGAGATCTGTGGAACAGAATCTACTGCCGAGTTTGGAATATTCCGTGCGTagataaaacaaagaaagtgaAAATGGACTCCTCCGAAACCCGAGAAGAAGAAAGCGGGTCCAAAGACAGCAATGAAACCAACCGCCTCCTTCCAATACCGTCACCACCGTCCTCAACGGAGGACGACGAGGAAGTCGCGTTCGATTCACGAGAGAAAATCTTGATCGTCGACGCAGATTCAGCCTCCACGTTGAACGTTGACGGTGACCAAGTGCCGCCTTTTTCGTGGAAAAAGCTTTGGTTATTCACTGGACCCGGTTTCTTAATGAGCATAGCGTTTCTGGATCCGGGGAATCTGGAGGGGGATCTCCAATCGGGGGCGATAGCAGGGTACTCGCTTCTTTGGTTGCTAATGTGGGCCACCCTCATGGGCTTGCTTATTCAGCTGCTGTCGGCACGAGTAGGGGTGGCCACGGGGCGTCACTTGGCAGAGCTGTGTAGAGAGGAGTACCCCAATTGGGCGCGATTCGTGTTGTGGTTCATGGCTGAAGTGGCCTTGATTGGTGCCGATATTCAGGAAGTAATTGGGAGTGCCATTGCTATCCAGATTTTGAGTCACGGGGTCTTGCCACTATGGGCCGGTGTCATCATTACGGCGTTGGATTGGTACGtacttttatacttaatttgattttatttggagTCCCCAGCGAGAAATTTTAAGGCtattgttttataaatattgaatttttatttttctttcatgcaCATAACCAATGAAGTTGAACTTTTGCTTTGAAGTATTAAAGATTTTGTGTTTGGTTACCTGGGTTGTAGAACCAGTGAATTGAAGCTGCTTTCAATCTGCATTTTTAGCGAATTTGACCGGAAATTTGAGTGCTTGGCCATTGTTCTAAAATTCAGTACCTTTGCCTCATTTTGATAATTGTTAGAGTTTGATATTTGAATGAAACATAGGAATTCTTTTGTAGTCATTAGATGATCTGAGGGATTATGTTccattttttgataatttatgtCTCCTGCTGCTCCTTGCTCCAGAGAAAATGATCTACACTATTTTAActagattttgtttttgttgttctGTTTTGTGAAcagtttcatatttttatttttagagaaCTATGGAGTGAGGAAACTGGAAGCTGTTTTTGCTGTATTAATTGCAACTATGGCTTTATCGTTTGCTTGGATGTTTGGCGACACACAACCCAGTGGAAAAGAACTTTTAGTAGGTGAGAAACCTGTtaagtaacaaaattttaattctctGTTTTGGggtattttattgtttgctgTTCCTTTAGTTGTAATTTTGTTCTGATCCTCCTTGTAGGTGTTTTGGTTCCAAGACTCAGCTCAAAAACAATTAGGCAAGCTGTTGGAGTTGTGGGTTGTGTCATTATGCCTCACAATGTGTTCCTGCACTCTGCTTTGGTACAATCAAGGAATATTGATCCCAAAAAGAAGGGCCGTGTTCAAGAAGCACTGAACTACTACTCAATCGAGTCATCTGTTGCTCTTTTAGTCTCCTTCATGATCAACTTGTTTCTAACAACTGTTTTCGCCAAGGGATTCTATGGCACTAAGCAAGCCAATAGTATAGGACTGGTTAATGCTGGGCAGTATCTTCAGGAGAAGTACGGAGGAGGCTATTTACCAATTCTTTACATCTGGGGTATTGGATTATTGGCAGCTGGACAAAGTAGTACAATAACCGGCACATATGCTGGCCAGTTCATCATGGGAGGTTTCCTCAACCTTCCTATGAAAAAATGGCTGAGGGCCTTGATCACAAGGAGTTGTGCAATTGTGCCAACTATGATTGTAGCTCTTATATTTAATACTTCTGAAGCTTCATTGGATATTTTGAATGAATGGCTTAATGTCCTTCAGTCAATCCAAATCCCTTTTGCACTTATCCCTCTTCTTACCTTGGTGTCCAAAGAGCAAGTCATGGGAGTCTTCAGAATTGGACCTGTTCTTGAAGTAAGCCGTCAACTTCTCTACTATGCTATTTAGGCactaataacttttatttgaGTGGCCACATATTGTTGTTAGCTAATACATTAGATGATTtagatttttgtttgtttatcaTGACAAGATCTAAAtcacatcttcatcttcactAGGCATCTACAtgtacatgcatatatatatatatatttatttatttatttatatccacattttcttaaaatttggtGCTGCAACTCTTTGTATCGAAGTCAAAATTTGCTCAACTCTCTTTAGCAATGTGTTTGAGTccacaatattttatctttttgcaAATTCGTATGCAACAAGGTCATTGTCCAGATTTCAAAATGTGTAGATGTCCGCATGAGAAGGTATATTTGTGCACAAAAATTATCTGGTGCCAACTGCAGTGGTTGCCCTATTTTCTTGAAATtgtggaaatataaaaaaattgtacattAGCATAATTATTAGTAGATAAAGAAGTTGAATATGTTGACATTTGAACTGTTCAGGTAGAATGAGATTAGAGTTATGAAGCGGAGCAGGGTAATGCTAAAAATTTGTGATGAACCAGTAAAGAAATGTCTGGAAAGGAGTGAGGATCTATCTATATGTTGGAGTATCCATGTGAAACAGAATTCCATCTGTATAGATATATGCTAAATTACCCAGTTAAGTAACTGAAGTCCAAATAAATCTTGAACTAAACCAAAAATTTTGGGAGCAATGATTTCCCTTTAACTTGTAGAACATTTTCCAAGTGGGAATCaaacttcaattatttttatgttttcatgATGTATATGATCATTTTCAGTTTAGTCATGTAGGCATCAGCATAACTGATTGAGCACTCCACATATGGCTTAAAatctaagttaaaatattttgtttattgttttgtaGAGGTTGGCCTGGACTGTTGCCGCCCTGGTGATGGTGATTAATGGTTACCTGTTGTTGGACTTCTTTGTTTCCGAAGTTAAGGGACTGCTGTTTGGATTTCTGGTCTTCACTGGGACTGCTGCCTATGTAGCTTTTATAATATATCTGATTACGCGTGGCAGTGACCTTTCTTCTAATTGTTTCAGCTTAGAAATGTCAAAGAGATACTCAAATCCCGGAAATTGACTCTACAAGATGAAGCTCCACATCTCTGTCACATAAAGTGGGAAGATTGTGGATCAGCTGTGCCAAAAGGAAATTATTCATTTAGCATGATAATCTCTAACCTCCATCATACAATGATTAAAACAGCTTCAAACCATCGAAGCAGTCAGCTGTAACTACAATTTTTGCACAGTAAGATACACAGAAATCATGTTCATTCATTAATCGCGAGAGGgtattcttttctcttttctaagtGGGATGAGAAAGCTTCATTATAGGTTACAACCTGCGAGATAAAGGACTTAATATTGTGATAGAACC contains:
- the LOC102613637 gene encoding metal transporter Nramp2-like isoform X2 — encoded protein: MDSSETREEESGSKDSNETNRLLPIPSPPSSTEDDEEVAFDSREKILIVDADSASTLNVDGDQVPPFSWKKLWLFTGPGFLMSIAFLDPGNLEGDLQSGAIAGYSLLWLLMWATLMGLLIQLLSARVGVATGRHLAELCREEYPNWARFVLWFMAEVALIGADIQEVIGSAIAIQILSHGVLPLWAGVIITALDCFIFLFLENYGVRKLEAVFAVLIATMALSFAWMFGDTQPSGKELLVGVLVPRLSSKTIRQAVGVVGCVIMPHNVFLHSALVQSRNIDPKKKGRVQEALNYYSIESSVALLVSFMINLFLTTVFAKGFYGTKQANSIGLVNAGQYLQEKYGGGYLPILYIWGIGLLAAGQSSTITGTYAGQFIMGGFLNLPMKKWLRALITRSCAIVPTMIVALIFNTSEASLDILNEWLNVLQSIQIPFALIPLLTLVSKEQVMGVFRIGPVLEVE
- the LOC102613637 gene encoding metal transporter Nramp2-like isoform X1 — its product is MDSSETREEESGSKDSNETNRLLPIPSPPSSTEDDEEVAFDSREKILIVDADSASTLNVDGDQVPPFSWKKLWLFTGPGFLMSIAFLDPGNLEGDLQSGAIAGYSLLWLLMWATLMGLLIQLLSARVGVATGRHLAELCREEYPNWARFVLWFMAEVALIGADIQEVIGSAIAIQILSHGVLPLWAGVIITALDCFIFLFLENYGVRKLEAVFAVLIATMALSFAWMFGDTQPSGKELLVGVLVPRLSSKTIRQAVGVVGCVIMPHNVFLHSALVQSRNIDPKKKGRVQEALNYYSIESSVALLVSFMINLFLTTVFAKGFYGTKQANSIGLVNAGQYLQEKYGGGYLPILYIWGIGLLAAGQSSTITGTYAGQFIMGGFLNLPMKKWLRALITRSCAIVPTMIVALIFNTSEASLDILNEWLNVLQSIQIPFALIPLLTLVSKEQVMGVFRIGPVLERLAWTVAALVMVINGYLLLDFFVSEVKGLLFGFLVFTGTAAYVAFIIYLITRGSDLSSNCFSLEMSKRYSNPGN